Proteins encoded by one window of Clostridium bornimense:
- a CDS encoding MBL fold metallo-hydrolase — protein sequence MEIKFSALGAYQTNCYVVYDSESLNGIIIDPGESAEGVNKLLKDTNVKLKGILLTHGHVDHSASVNYLISLFPEVDVYISSIDNKRMENRDFIFGEAPMGDNVVHVKENDELVFDSLKFRVIETPGHSDGSVCYLIDNVLFSGDTIFKGSYGRFDLPGGDGRVLMKSITEKLLKLDGKTLVYPGHGPSTTIEKEKIHYSYNY from the coding sequence ATGGAAATTAAATTTAGCGCTTTAGGGGCATATCAGACTAATTGCTATGTTGTTTATGATAGTGAATCATTAAATGGAATTATTATAGATCCAGGAGAATCTGCTGAGGGAGTTAATAAACTTTTGAAAGATACAAATGTAAAATTAAAAGGGATTTTGCTTACTCATGGACATGTAGATCATAGTGCTAGTGTTAATTATTTAATAAGCTTATTTCCAGAAGTTGATGTATATATAAGTTCTATTGATAATAAAAGAATGGAAAATAGAGATTTCATCTTCGGCGAAGCACCGATGGGAGATAATGTAGTACATGTAAAGGAAAATGATGAATTAGTATTTGATAGTTTAAAATTTAGAGTTATAGAAACACCAGGACATTCTGATGGAAGTGTGTGCTACTTAATAGATAATGTACTGTTTAGTGGTGATACAATTTTTAAAGGCTCATATGGAAGATTTGATTTGCCAGGTGGCGATGGAAGAGTGCTTATGAAATCTATAACAGAAAAATTATTAAAATTAGATGGAAAAACTTTAGTATATCCAGGTCATGGCCCAAGTACTACAATTGAAAAGGAAAAAATCCATTATAGTTATAATTATTAG
- the dtd gene encoding D-aminoacyl-tRNA deacylase, protein MRAVVQRVTSSKVTVNGEVVGSIERGFNVLLGISKDDGEEDIKYIKDKIINLRVFQDENDKMNLSLKDVGGELLIISQFTLYGDCRKGRRPNFMAALGGNEAEILYNKFLEEIKKEGIKVEAGIFGADMKVSIENDGPVTLILESKKDF, encoded by the coding sequence ATGAGAGCAGTAGTACAAAGGGTTACTTCTTCAAAAGTCACGGTAAATGGTGAAGTGGTTGGATCCATTGAAAGAGGATTTAATGTACTTTTAGGCATTAGTAAAGATGATGGAGAAGAAGATATAAAATATATAAAAGATAAAATTATTAACTTAAGAGTTTTTCAAGATGAAAATGATAAAATGAATTTATCTTTAAAAGATGTAGGTGGAGAATTATTAATTATTTCTCAATTCACTTTATATGGAGATTGTAGAAAAGGAAGAAGACCTAATTTTATGGCAGCTCTTGGTGGTAATGAAGCAGAAATATTATATAATAAATTTTTAGAAGAAATAAAAAAAGAGGGTATTAAGGTTGAGGCAGGGATATTCGGGGCAGATATGAAAGTTTCTATAGAGAATGATGGTCCTGTCACACTTATTCTAGAATCGAAGAAAGATTTTTAG